CAGCTGCTCCACATTGTCTTCAGAAACCTTGTTTTAAAGGCATCTGCTGAAACTGTAATCACTGGGCTTTTCCACCAGAGCTCTTCTCCAGAGGAAGAGCTGGTCCTCTAGAACATTTCCCAGATGAAGTGTTGTCCTGGATTATTCCCCCATGTCTTGTGTCCCTCTGCATGTGAGCCCCCTTAGAGTctcccaccagtgccaccagagtCCTCTTGTCACAGCAAAGCTGGTTCTTCTTGGGCTTTGGCATCAAAAGCTCTATGCTTAGAAAATAAATCATAAGGATATTTAACAtcataaagagaaaaattcatTATGTAAACGATCATGGAATAATTGAAATGCTGAGGTAGACCAAAGAGAGACTGGGCCTGCGCCAGTGGTCTCAGTGAGATTCCAGGAAAGAGCTGGAGGTCTCAAGCATGCTGTGTCCTAAAGAGACTTCTTTTGGTGATGTTCTGCTCATGGCTACAAAGAGATGTCTGCAGGGAAGTCATGTCAGGGTGCTCGGAGGGTCTGATGAGATACCTCAAGCCAGTCCCTGGAGGGCTGCACCAGGCAAGCTGTGTAAATTAATAGGCAGCCTTAGATATGAAATGCAAACTTGTTTAATtgttttctgttgaaaaaaaaaagcaccttaGTCTCTGAATTTAACATCCTCCTGTTTCCCAATTTAATTTATACCTTGGATAACAGACTGAAGTTGTTAAAGCCTTTACATTTTTCATGATAATGTGTTAAATTGTGCCAAACTGTGTTGTAGAACACACATGTTTGTATGGGAGGAGTCACCCACTTCTTTGAACCTGAAAGCAAGCTAGGATTTGGTGGGAACAAGAAAAAGCACCTGAATACCAAccatttcctcctttccttgtTCACCAAAGAAGATGAATGTTATAACACCGTGTTGTACAAAAGACGCTCCCTTGGTGGTTTGAGgtgggctgggtttgggtgcATCACTTGGGAAAGGGAAGTTCTCTTCCTGGTTCAATACAAAAAATGCCATTGGTGAAGAagcccaccaccaccaccagaaTTACTAGGGTGCTCTTAGTCAACAGTGAAAGATTTGATAATGAAATAGTCTTTGTGTTTGATTGAGCTGGTGCAGTTTTCAGAGTGCTCCATGGGACCCCGTGTCCACAGTAGATGCTGTAGGTGCAGGAGGGGAGtcttcagagcagctgagccCTCACCAGCACCACACTGCTGATCTGGCTCAGGAAGGCAGGAGACTTTCTGGTCTTCTTGGCAACACttttgaaataagaaagaagGAGATTTATGTAGTActgcagaaaacagcaaagATGGCCTAGAAAAATCTTGAGTATCTAGCTGCTAAAAAAGTTTCTTTAATCAGATATTTTTAATGCTGCTCCTTTATGCAACTCCAAGTTACTGAGGGAAAGAGTGAAACAGTGACTTGATAGTCAAGGCACTTTGAAAGAGCTTAATTTTTTATCTTTGGGGCTGGGACAAGTGAGGAAAGAATATTGTGCAGGGACTATTGTAAAAATGGTATTTCAAAACTTATAAAATATTAGAGAATAATCTCCTTTCAAATTTTTACTTCTGATTgatttgaattaaaatattcacaACAATCAGAACAGATTACAGTGAAGCTCCAGAAGATGTGGACTGAAACTAAAATCCATTGGCACATTTGCAGTCTGCTCTGAATCCCACAGACCCAAATTGTGTTTGGCTGTTCAGGAGTGGGTACCCATGTAAAAGGTGCAACTTGCAGAGGATCTATGTAATTGCAACTCTATTTGATTCAAAGAttaattctgtaattttaaTAAAGCTAGAGGGTCTTTTATGTGCTGACCTGGAAGTTAGGGATTGGTCTCACTTTGGCATCTTTTCATTGCTTTGAGAGAAAGTTCATAGCCAAGAAACATGGCTGCACTTGATGGGAATCCTCTTATTGTATTGACCAGGAGGCCCCTAAAAAAGACCTGTTGGGAATGGAGCAAGGTTAGACCATGGGAATATATGGACTAttttaagaagagaaaaaaaccaataaatgAAGTCATAGGGGGATTCTGAAGAACCAAATCTTTTGGGTTTGCTTGGAAGATATGCTCCCACTGCTGGTCTTTGCTGAGGTCTGCACTGAGGAAGGGAGCACAGTGGCAGAATCACTGGTTTGGCATCATTGTGCTCCTCACTGCAAACACCACACCCtggtgtgtgtgagagtgtgcACAGTTTGCTTTGGGGTGGCTCTGCTCACAATATGATGGTTCCAGGAGGGATTTCTGCTGGCTTATTTCTCACAAAATCATTCCAATTAACCACCAAGGCTCATCACCACAAGTCACTAATCTAAACACCACAAGTTCAGAATAGATGTGAAAAGGAAGATCAGCAATCAAACCTCTTTCTAGGCTTTACAACAGCAAAGTTCCCACAGCTCCTGtaaaaaaccatgaaaaatcTTGGCCCCAAGATCAGAAGCCCTTAGATTTAAGCATATAACCAATTTTTGCCCTGAAATTACTGAACTCTACTAAACGCCATCATATCTTGTGTCCAACAAATCCTAAGCATAGTGCTGATTTCTTGGAGACAGAATCAAAATATGTTCATGTAGTTTAGATAAAGCTTGCAATGTGAAATTACAGTATTGGGACATTTAGGATATTATTTGATTTATTgggatgttttattttgttaggAAAGAGACGTTTCTGAGAGGAAATTCAATGTTTTTGCATTCTCCATGAAGTAACAAGAGAGACCCAAGTTAAATCATAATGAAGGTTTAGGATGAAAAGCCCAGAGGCATAAATCTTTCTTATCTGAGTGAACACACctggctgtggagaaggacaaGGGTATAGTTGTGTTTCTTTGTGTACACCAGGCAGTTATTGCCAGCACTGAGAATGCTGTTCCTTTGTCTCAGAATGAAAACATCCAGCCCTGGGTTTGCCATTTGTCAGTTGTGAGTCTCCCAATATTCAAAAAGATTTTCCTTATGAGAGCAGAATCCAGTCTTGCTATCAACTAATTACTCAATCCTACTGatggctgtggggcaggtgtCAGATGGGGCGGCAGAAAAACTACAAGAAGTACAGAACTCTACCAGAAAACTCTTTTAGTTGTTAGTTCAGGCAGGACAAGGAGGGCAGAGTATTAGGATGAGGatggagagagaaaggaaaacccaCGGAAATTCCCATTTCTGCCACCCTGCTGTAAAAGTGCACACCAAGTGGAATGCGCAAGGCAGGTACCATAGAGTCTGGGCACCCTGTCCCCCATGCTGACTGTCCTCAGCATCTCTCCAGGTGCTTGTGCTTCACATGAGTGTGACTTTCTTCGCTCAGTGGCAAGACTACAGGCTCCTGAGACAGCTGGCATAACATAGTGGCACGTTGGCAAATATTGAAATCACACTGAATTGTGATTTTGCAGGATATTTTCCTGTTTGTAACTTGTTACATTTCTCtcaaaatgtgaaaattaaCACTTTGGAGCTAAGAGACCACGCGCTGTTCCAATGataaatacagatttatttCAATATCAGAAGACATTGCTTCCACAACCATGCCTTGGCAACACAATAAAGCTGCAAACCCTTATTCTCTGCCATTCACATTTAACTGAGGCAAAGTTTGCAGgtagaaaaaatatcttttattacACTAACAGACAAAGTCAGAAAAGGCAGATAAGTTGTTTGGCACGCAGCCCTTCTTCATGTTCGAAACGAAAGCAATTCTGATATAAGTACGCTGACATTCAGCTCTACCTTGGTGCAAAAGGAGGGCAAGCAGTGCAAAAGCAGCATTAATTCCACCAAATCATTGCCCAGGGTGACCAGACACACCCAGAATGCCAGGACAGTCCCACTGGAATCAGTTTATTGACACCAAAGTCAATGGGAAACGTTTGACCTCTGCATTCTGCAGAAGAATCACACAGGTAAGACTTTCTACCTCTGATTTATGATAAGTCAAATCATATCCATGATTAAGTGTACTAAGATGAAATGTTGTTTGAAGTTAATTACACCAGCAGTGTGTGACCCCCCAAGTCATTCATTTTTTCATTATGTAATATGTATTATAACTCTCACTATTTTGATTTAGAAGAAATCTACATGATAATTACCTACTGCCATAATAATAATTTAGCACTAACTGGCTTTAGCTGTCTCTCAACAGCTAAAAAACCTCTCAACACTGCAGATAGGTTTTAACAGTCACTGTATTTTTCAATTGACAATTAAATACCTAATAACCAGATTTAACTTCAAATGTCACTTACTTTTAAGCCCTCGTTCTGGTAGCTCTGCAACATGCAGTCAATGGTCCCTTTGTACTGGTTTAAATAAACTCCATCTGCCTGAAGTCGACTTTTCACAACATCCATTGGAGTACATACTGCCCAGGAAACAGCTCCTGGAAAAATGCAGAAGTGTTTGAATAATTCCTTCTCTGTACTTCCTTGCCTGCAGGTCAGTGAACTCAGAAATTCACATCTATCACATCATATTCATGCAGTTTTTATTCAGGGCATTCACCCTGCTCAGGCACAGAAACAGTACTTCTGGGAGAAAGTTCCCTGTTTCTGGAAGGTGTTCAGACTTTGGAGGTTATGTTGCTGATCAGATGCAGGCAACCCAAGAGGGGCTTCTCCAGgtgcaaatacattttttgctGTGCTCCAGGTGGAACATGGACATGCCATGGgaagagcctgagctgctgcttgggGCAATTTCAGAAAAAACTGAGTCCTCTGATAAGAGCAAAGTGTGAGCTGAGGATACAAATAACAGGTTGGTGCATTTCAGGCTGCCAGGATGAGGCTCCACACAGTGAGATACCCTGTTATTCCTTTAAAGAAATGCCTGTTTCCATTGATTAGCCTGCAGCTGAGTGGGATGGTTTGCCTTTGGAAAGATCAGTACATGACTGCAATCCATGGCCCAGCTGGACAGACAAGAGTTTGTCTGGACCTATGTGAGTGTTGGGGCACACTAGAAAAACCATCCAGAGGCACCAGGGGCCTCTTTATTTGAGAAGGCATTTGTTATCATTACCTGAGCTAAGGATTGACTTGCCTTTATGGATCTGCAATTTAGAAATGGCCAAGAAGTGGGGAGTGGGAGTAGGGGTGACCTTTCACATTATGGGGGGCACACATGCCAGTTTTACTGGCAAGGGTACAtgtggaaaaaagaagaagatcAGTAACAGTCAACTGAGCTTCTGCTGGGTGTGGGTAGGTGCACACCCTCCAGGTGGGCAGCCAACAGGTTGAAGTCCTCTTCTGGAGGCATCTTGGCTTCTGCGTATCCCTGGCAATGGGATTGGCAGGCTGCCCTGAGGCATCCAGGGAGACGAAGGCACTGTCTGTTCTCCTCTTCACTGACAATGAGCCCAAGCAAGTTCTGATAACATCACTTCCATAAAGTTTGTCAAGTCATAAAGTGCAGCTGTGGTGACAGGGAACCCAGCCTTGGGGAAGGAAGGTTCAGTCCCATGTCCTCTGCTGGTGCTCAGGAGGATGCAGTGGCCCTTGAGTCACCCTCGTAATCTGCCCCGAGAACCTTCCTGTTCTTGTTTTTCCAATGCTGTGAGGAAGTAAAGGTGCTTACCTGCGACACCCCCTGCCACCCAGATAGAGAAGGGATTAGGAGCAATGGTTCCATGAGGAGTTATCCAGTCACAGAACATTGCATACGGGATGAAATAGGCGCAGTACCCGGGAACGTCCCTCAGGAGCATTGCTACATTGCCTCGGTATATTCCTGCAATCCCCTCTTTCTGGAGGATTGTCCTTAAACAGTGAATTGGGCCTCGGTACACAGGAGATCCAGGAGCTGTGGAATTTAGTTTAACGTTTcctacaaaaaagaaaaaaaaaagatacaacTGTTGGAATAGATATATTGCCACAGAACTCCTCTCCAAAGCCCACTGCCATTGATTAGAAGTCGCTGACATCCAGTTTCTTCTGCTGGGGTCGGCAGATAATGTGGGAAAAATGTTTTAGGTccattttcagaaaacatctAGACCCTTCAGACAGATTTTTCTTAGATGCATGGCATACCTCCCAGTAGTATGTGCCCAGGGAGACTTCCAAATAAGTTTAAGGCAATGTGCCCAATTTTCATGGATTTCAACTTCAACTTATGCCAGGTCACATCTCTGAAAGCCTTAACATCTTCAGAGTCTGGCCCTTCCCGTGTAGACCAAAATGTTTTTGTAAAAGGCATTAGGTTTCTAAACTGCATTGAGACTTTAAAAATGGACATAATATTGTTTTATCAAAGCAACAGAAGAATGCCAGCATTTCACAGTTAAGTGCCATTACTGTAATTGTGAGAAAATTGAAATGCTCAAATCCAAGCTGTTCAGCTCTGAAGCTGCTCCATGTCTTCATTTGGCTGTGCATGTGCTCTGGTGGGGTTTGCTCCATGCTGGCAGTCTGCAATGGAATTCAGCTGCTGTCTAAAGCTGAAGCAGCTCCTTCTGCCTTGTGGACAGGGAACAGCCACCCACTGCCATCCTGCTGGTGTCCCCTCGTGACCCATTCTGCTCACACTATCTGGCACCCTGTGTGAAATAAGTCggtttttaaatgtaaatggGAAACGTCTGCTTTTGAACAGAGAAGGGTGGAATAACAGAGGTTTATGGGTAAATATATGTGGGACTGAGAGTGTgcagagagagatggggagcTGGCATTGCCACTGGCagccatggtgctgctgctgggatctCCAGGggaccccacagcccagggactCACAATTTCTGCAGCTTCTGGTCTTGAGCAGACCTGCCTCATGTTCCTTAGAGATCCCAGCTGTCTGGAAACACCACTGATAAAAACCCTTCCCTTGAGCTGAACAGGATGGCGTCCATCCTCAGGCAAAAGGGAGAATTTTTAGCccaactgcagcagcacaagtcAGCAGAAAGCCCAACCTTGACCAAAGCTGTAAAGCTCTGCGTAAGTACCAAAGATTACCAGAGACAGGAAGACAAAACTCTTGCTTCCTACCTTTGGTGTAGGGCTGTGTTTGCATCTGTAGCCTTATCTTGACTAGTTCCACGGGAGTGCCAATGCCCACAGAGATGACCCCAGCCACGAGGCTGGCCAGGGTCATGTCGCTGAGTGAGGGCGCGGCCGCCGGGTCCCCGTGGCGGAGCTGGCTCAGGAACCGCTGCGTGTTGCTGAAGACCCCGAACACCACCGAGCTGTAGATGCCAGTGCTGGCCAGTGGGAAGGACATGCCCTTGAAGAAGCCGGTCAGCTACCCAGGAAAGGGAGCAGGGCTTAGGAGGCTGAGCAGGACTGAGCAGTGTAAACCCCAACTTGTCTATCGGGTTAGAAATCACAGAGGCacacaatggtttgggttggaaaggacttgGAAAGTTGTCTtgttccaatcccctgccataGTCAGGGATGAAATGCAAATCCAAGTAGCAGATGTCTCCTGGAACCAACTGTTTGCACATGCTGAGCAAAGGAAATTGGTTCATGCTGCTAAAGGCTTATAAAGATTGTGCAGAATACGGGATGTGGCTGAAAGCACAGGAACCCATGTAGAAGTGCCTCATGTAGACAGTGTTTGTTCTGTCTTCACAAAAAGTCAGCAAAATCCTTCTAGGAGACCTCTGCCAGTGGGATCAGGCAAAAGAGTCATTGTGGATGCAACCCATGTGGAAACACTGATCATTCCATGCCAGGGATCTCCCTTTTCTCTATAGGAGTCACCAAGTGGTGACTTGACCTTAGAGTTAAGCAAGAGAAGGCTGTAGGGATTTGCAGGCTCAATTGCATAAACTTTATTGGTCTTTATATAACTGCTGGTGTCAACAGCATTTTGTACAATTgctttatttatctatttattgaCTTGCACTTTCTACCAGCACATTTGATGTATGATGAAGTACTTACAGACTCATTTCTGTACACAGTGAGAACGCACTTGAGTGTATTTCCATATCCTTGTCCAGCTTGCAAACGAGTCTGCAAAAGACATTTGTTAAATGTGATTAAAATCCTATGTTTCCAGCCCAATGGAGGCTCATGCTATGTAAACAATGTGTACTTTGCTTTGAGAGCAAGTCCTTCCTTAGTCGTAAAGAGAACTGAGCAATAAAA
This genomic interval from Haemorhous mexicanus isolate bHaeMex1 chromosome 15, bHaeMex1.pri, whole genome shotgun sequence contains the following:
- the SLC25A48 gene encoding solute carrier family 25 member 48 produces the protein MGSVQLQDFVAGLVGGIASVVAGHPLDTVKTRLQAGQGYGNTLKCVLTVYRNESLTGFFKGMSFPLASTGIYSSVVFGVFSNTQRFLSQLRHGDPAAAPSLSDMTLASLVAGVISVGIGTPVELVKIRLQMQTQPYTKGNVKLNSTAPGSPVYRGPIHCLRTILQKEGIAGIYRGNVAMLLRDVPGYCAYFIPYAMFCDWITPHGTIAPNPFSIWVAGGVAGAVSWAVCTPMDVVKSRLQADGVYLNQYKGTIDCMLQSYQNEGLKVFFRGLLVNTIRGFPSSAAMFLGYELSLKAMKRCQSETNP